A single genomic interval of Zingiber officinale cultivar Zhangliang chromosome 4A, Zo_v1.1, whole genome shotgun sequence harbors:
- the LOC121970658 gene encoding endoribonuclease Dicer homolog 2a-like isoform X1 — translation MEAGSCSARGAAQVAESNGTDPPPDPETFARSYQLEALEKAKKENTIVFLETGSGKTLIAVMLLRSYAFAIRKPSRHIAVFLVPTVVLVTQQAKVIEMHTALKVGKFWGEMGVDFWDADTWKVNLEKFEVFVMTPQILLDNLRHTFFKLSDIKLIIFDECHHARGRHPYACIMTEFYHRHLESLSCELPRIFGMTASLVYSNGSNSHVVYRRQIQELENLMNSKVYTVDSESILSAYISFPTPKIKQYEHIDSAHQQFIPMVERLKILKAKHIGAIDKQDSVTKTSMAKKISKLHATFVYCLKELGAWLALKAAKSLTCGQNYLFFWGQNVDEACENAIKAFIQEVFQVLSSYLPQEIYIGDDLKENVDSGLLSSKVECLVKSLLEYRDLQELRCIIFVERIITAIVIHSLLGDIKGFSGRTEYMAGSKKLLHSQSRKEQTKIVDSFHHGKVNVIVATQILEEGLDVHGCNLVIRFDPAASSCSFIQSRGRARMKGSDYLILIRRGDIATMSKVVNFLESGDVMREESRKQASIPCKSLQTNMFLDEIYGVESTGAIVTMNSSVALIYFYCSRLPSDEYFRPHPRFEFEKDSDKCTLCLPKSSPIQVVHAECSSSMLKQLLCLEACKKLHAVGALNDYLLPASDVEIEDTQLSEVEPYNKEQADYFPSDFVDSWSSFCCLGLYHCYKITIDQHYNYDFAFNDMMLIVKTDLGSNFLSYSFGLKNSRGPVSVQLNYHGIVHLSREQVMMAKSFQISIFNILLHCDYSKLMDSLHKNQISTAIAYLLVPLVGGRVDWQCVKSSFFHMGIVKDTAHSCVSKGSYSLVQTMSGHTCSCMLQHCIVYTPHSGKFYCVNGFLSDLNINSTFMLKDGRVLSYKEYFQSRHDVVLTCENQPLLSGRHLFKAENYLQKRSFRTEKVNSDAAVELPPELCTIIMSPISANTVYTFSFAPSIMHRIQCLLLASGLKKCILTDSMQNIDVPLSEVLEAITTDKCQEEFSLESLETLGDSFLKYAVNQNLFRAYKHHHEGILSAKKDKLVSNVALCRFGCDRHFPGFIRNRQFDPQEWFIPGSCADHFEETTLLPDSGCTYTSRTRIIKGKVIADTVEALIGVFLTAAGEKAALKFIEWLGIKMEFHQETAPERKDLLKYEMYINTKDLQSVLNYSFRNPALLLEALTHASYQIPDVPGCYQRLEFLGDAVLDVLMTWYLYNKYPGLSPQMLTDLRSANVSNDCYARAAIRAELNKHILHASPELHKRMTCYLEFCANNLAASSDVSDAGADPPKVLGDVIESIAGAIFVDSGYNKEVVWDSMKPLLEPMVSPETVEPNPVNELQHFCSTKHYQLTYKMTIQNRTINMTAEVKTEGATHTATITAPNKKTAQRMAAKTLLRDLKSRAASEL, via the exons ATGGAAGCCGGGAGCTGTAGCGCTCGGGGAGCAGCACAAGTAGCAGAGTCGAACGGCACCGACCCGCCGCCTGACCCCGAGACTTTCGCCCGCAG CTATCAGCTGGAGGCGCTGGAGAAAGCGAAGAAGGAGAACACGATCGTCTTCCTGGAGACCGGTTCCGGGAAGACGCTCATCGCCGTCATGTTACTTCGTTCCTACGCCTTCGCGATTCGGAAGCCCTCGCGGCACATCGCCGTCTTCCTCGTCCCGACCGTCGTTTTGGTCACCCAA CAAGCCAAAGTCATTGAGATGCACACTGCTCTTAAAGTTGGTAAATTCTGGGGTGAGATGGGTGTTGATTTTTGGGACGCAGACACATGGAAGGTGAACCTGGAGAAGTTTGAG GTATTTGTGATGACACCTCAAATTTTGCTTGATAACTTGCGACATACCTTCTTCAAATTGTCTGATATTAAGCTAataatttttgatgaatgtcatcATGCCCGAGGACGACATCCTTATGCTTGCATAATGACG GAGTTCTACCATCGACATTTAGAAAGTTTATCTTGTGAGCTTCCTAGAATATTTGGCATGACTGCATCACTTGTGTATTCCAATG GTTCAAATTCACATGTCGTTTATAGACGCCAAATTCAGGAACTTGAGAATCTTATGAATTCCAAG GTGTACACTGTTGATAGTGAATCAATATTATCTGCGTACATCTCATTTCCTACTCCAAAGATCAAGCAATATGAACATATAGACTCAGCTCATCAACAATTTATTCCTATGGTGGAACgtttgaaaattttgaaggcCAAG CATATAGGAGCTATCGATAAGCAAGATTCAGTAACAAAGACAAGCATGGCTAAAAAGATTTCAAAGTTGCATGCAACTTTTGTATATTGCTTAAAGGAGCTTGGAGCATGGCTAGCATTGAAG GCAGCAAAATCATTAACATGCGGTCAAAACTATCTATTCTTTTGGGGTCAAAATGTAGATGAGGCTTGTGAGAATGCAATAAAAGCCTTTATTCAAGAGGTGTTTCAGGTCCTTTCATCCTACCTACCACAAG AAATATATATTGGTGATGACTTAAAAGAAAATGTTGATTCTGGTCTTTTGTCTTCAAAGGTGGAATGTCTTGTCAAATCTCTTTTGGAATATAG GGATTTGCAAGAATTGAGATGTATCATATTTGTTGAAAGAATTATTACAGCAATTGTGATTCATTCCCTTTTAGGAGATATTAAAGGATTTTCTGGAAGAACTGAATACATGGCAGGGTCCAAAAAGCTCTTGCATTCACAGAGTAGGAAAGAACAAACAAAAATTGTTGATTCATTCCATCATGGCAAA GTAAATGTAATTGTTGCCACTCAGATTCTTGAGGAGGGTTTGGATGTTCATGGTTGCAATTTGGTTATACGCTTTGATCCAGCTGCTTCTTCATGCAGTTTTATACAGTCTCGTGGGCGTGCGAGGATGAAGGGATCAGATTATCTAATACTTATTAGACG TGGTGATATAGCTACAATGTCAAAAGTGGTTAACTTTCTTGAAAGTGGTGATGTGATGAGAGAGGAATCAAGAAAACAAGCTTCCATTCCATGTAAATCCCTACAAACTAACATGTTTCTGGATGAAATATACGGTGTTGAATCTACTGGAGCTATTGTGACTATGAATTCTAGTGTAGCTTTAATATATTTCTACTGCTCCAGGCTTCCTTCTGATGA GTACTTTAGACCTCATCCGAGATTTGAATTTGAAAAAGATTCTGACAAGTGCACTTTGTGTCTTCCCAAAAGCAGCCCCATACAGGTTGTCCATGCAGAGTGTAGTAGCAGCATGCTGAAGCAGCTTTTGTGCCTTGAAGCATGCAAAAAATTGCATGCAGTAGGTGCTTTAAATGATTATCTATTGCCAGCATCTGATGTTGAAATTGAGGACACCCAACTCAGTG AGGTTGAACCTTATAATAAAGAGCAAGCTGATTATTTTCCTAGTGACTTCGTGGATTCATGGTCGTCATTTTGTTGTCTTGGTTTGTACCATTGCTACAAGATAACCATTGACCAGCATTACAACTATGATTTTGCCTTCAATGATATGATGCTCATTGTCAAAACTGATTTGGGATCTaattttctttcttattcttttggttTGAAAAATTCAAGGGGTCCTGTATCAGTTCAATTAAACTATCATGGAATTGTGCACCTTAGTCGCGAGCAG GTTATGATGGCTAAATCATTCCAGATTAGTATATTTAATATTCTACTTCATTGTGATTATAGTAAGCTAATGGATTCCCTGCATAAGAATCAGATCTCTACAGCTATTGCTTATCTACTTGTTCCATTAGTTGGTGGAAGAGTTGATTGGCAATGTGTTAAATCATCTTTTTTCCACATGGGGATTGTCAAGGATACTGCACATTCTTGTGTTTCAAAAGGATCATATTCTTTAGTACAAACTATGAGTGGGCACACTTGCAGTTGTATGCTTCAGCACTGTATCGTTTATACACCTCATAGTGGTAAATTTTATTGTGTTAATGGGTTTCTTTCTGACTTGAATATAAATTCCACATTTATGCTGAAAGATGGAAGAGTTCTTTCATATAAAGAATATTTTCAGTCAAG GCATGATGTTGTGTTGACTTGTGAAAATCAACCTCTACTTTCGGGTAGACATCTTTTTAAAGCTGAAAACTACCTTCAGAAACGTTCTTTTCGGACGGAGAAGG TTAATAGTGATGCAGCTGTTGAATTGCCTCCTGAACTTTGTACCATCATTATGTCTCCTATCTCAGCCAATACTGTATACACTTTCTCCTTTGCTCCATCAATCATGCATCGTATCCAGTGTTTGCTACTTGCTTCCGGACTAAAGAAATGCATCCTCACTGATTCCATGCAAAACATTGATGTTCCACTTTCCGAG GTTCTGGAAGCAATCACCACGGATAAATGTCAAGAAGAATTTTCCCTAGAGTCCCTGGAAACACTTGGAGATTCTTTTCTGAAGTATGCCGTGAATCAAAATCTTTTCAGGGCTTATAAGCATCATCATGAAGGCATATTAAGTGCTAAGAAGGATAAATTAGTGTCAAATGTTGCGCTTTGCAGGTTTGGATGTGATCGCCACTTCCCA GGGTTTATTCGTAACAGGCAATTTGATCCTCAAGAATGGTTTATCCCCGGTAGTTGTGCGGATCATTTTGAAGAGACCACCTTGTTACCAGATTCAGGTTGTACGTACACTAGTCGTACAAGAATCATCAAGGGCAAGGTCATTGCTGATACCGTAGAAGCACTGATAGGAGTATTCCTTACTGCTGCCGGAGAAAAGGCAGCATTGAAATTTATCGAGTGGCTGGGTATAAAGATGGAATTCCATCAGGAAACTGCCCCTGAAAGGAAAGATTTGCTGAAGTATGAAATGTACATAAATACAAAAGACCTTCAGTCGGTACTAAATTATTCATTCCGAAATCCCGCACTTTTGCTTGAAGCATTAACTCATGCTTCGTATCAGATTCCTGATGTTCCTGGATGCTATCAG AGGCTCGAGTTTCTCGGTGATGCGGTTTTGGACGTTCTCATGACTTGGTACCTTTACAACAAATATCCTGGATTGTCTCCTCAAATGTTGACTGATCTTAGATCGGCAAATGTCAGTAACGACTGCTATGCTCGAGCAGCTATTAGAGCCGAACTGAACAAGCACATTCTTCATGCTTCACCGGAGTTGCATAAAAGGATGACATGTTACCTTGAATTTTGTGCAAACAATCTTGCAGCTTCATCGGATGTCTCAGATGCTGGTGCAGATCCACCtaag gtGTTGGGAGATGTCATAGAATCCATCGCCGGAGCTATCTTTGTCGACTCCGGATATAACAAAGAAGTTGTATGGGACAGTATGAAGCCGCTGCTAGAACCGATGGTCAGCCCAGAAACAGTCGAGCCGAATCCTGTAAACGAATTACAGCACTTTTGTTCTACTAAGCACTACCAATTGACATACAAAATGACCATTCAAAACCGCACAATCAACATGACTGCAGAAGTAAAAACTGAAGGGGCAACTCATACCGCAACGATCACAGCGCCCAATAAGAAGACTGCACAGAGAATGGCAGCCAAGACTCTGCTGAGGGATCTTAAATCTCGAGCAGCATCAGAATTGTGA